From the genome of Acropora palmata chromosome 4, jaAcrPala1.3, whole genome shotgun sequence, one region includes:
- the LOC141879080 gene encoding QRFP-like peptide receptor, with protein sequence MPWNKTLTNDTVPENMCESEEDSETEKAWKTFAYCLIAFGSLVGNSLVILIIFRNCGMRSTINYFIVNMASSDFLFTVFVIPRLIAELYLGPETWLVGGTLGSILCKLDHFVQDISTAVSILSLVAIAFDRLYGVFFPMKAGLIDGRRICIIVLTGTWLLGSVLHLHYFFAFKLKDRSEHLLCKYSWSAESAQVTFIIYSVCLFFFPGAVLVIVYTTIITRLWKTKIPGNHAERHKQRIAKRNRNVLRMVVAVVIVFICCWLPVNASIYFVLFEWDHPPCYAKTLFFWIIFLAYSNGCITPFLYFIFNENFRKGFRRIFCCPCEIRGSLRSKSFSATRRSRTDTLNLKNLNDGVCKNSPNPRIAL encoded by the coding sequence ATGCCTTGGAACAAGACATTGACCAATGACACTGTTCCCGAAAATATGTGTGAATCGGAAGAAGACTCGGAAACTGAAAAGGCATGGAAAACGTTCGCTTACTGTTTGATCGCTTTTGGTTCCTTGGTTGGAAACTCTCTCGTCATCCTCATTATTTTTAGAAACTGCGGTATGCGGTCTACAATCAATTATTTCATTGTAAACATGGCTTCATCTGACTTTCTTTTCACCGTTTTTGTCATACCGCGGTTAATCGCGGAGCTGTACTTAGGGCCTGAGACATGGCTCGTAGGCGGAACGTTGGGGTCCATTTTGTGCAAACTCGATCACTTTGTTCAAGACATCTCAACCGCCGTCTCTATTCTCAGCCTGGTAGCAATTGCATTTGATAGATTATATGGTGTGTTTTTTCCGATGAAAGCGGGTCTAATAGACGGTAGAAGGATTTGCATAATCGTCCTCACTGGAACGTGGTTGTTGGGATCTGTGTTGCACTTGCATTACTTTTTCGCTTTCAAGCTTAAGGACAGAAGTGAGCACTTACTGTGTAAATACAGCTGGAGTGCAGAATCTGCCCAAGTCACTTTTATCATATATTCCGTGTgtctatttttctttccaggCGCTGTACTTGTGATAGTTTACACCACAATTATCACACGGTTGTGGAAGACAAAAATTCCAGGGAACCACGCAGAAAGGCATAAGCAACGAATTGCGAAACGGAACAGAAATGTCTTGCGGatggttgttgctgttgtgaTAGTGTTCATTTGCTGTTGGCTCCCGGTTAATGCATCAATATACTTTGTACTGTTCGAATGGGACCATCCCCCATGCTATGCcaaaacattgtttttctGGATTATTTTTCTGGCTTATTCAAACGGTTGTATCACTCCATTCCTATATTTTATCTTTAACGAAAATTTCCGCAAAGGCTTCAGGCGAATCTTTTGTTGCCCTTGTGAAATTCGTGGGTCTCTTCGAAGTAAATCTTTTTCTGCAACACGAAGATCACGAACAGACACTCTTAAtcttaaaaatttaaatgacGGAGTCTGTAAGAATTCCCCAAATCCAAGAATCGCGTTGTAA
- the LOC141879078 gene encoding uncharacterized protein LOC141879078, giving the protein MASKRVFILFETVLILILSYQDCTVSAAYVKRIENHGHDELHEGTYLPYKQNDFTMKKNLVRLYPPCARYGCAGKRNSFQKGRSFKSRLGEIQQLQDTSAKSRVFQGVDR; this is encoded by the exons ATGGCGTCAAAAcgtgttttcattctttttgaGACTGTTCTGATTCTCATTCTTTCGTATCAAGATTGCACAGTTTCGGCAGCTTATGTCAAACGGATTGAAAACCACGGACATGATGAGCTACATGAAGGCACAT ATTTGCCTTACAAACAGAATGACTTTACAATGAAGAAGAACCTGGTCAGATTGTATCCTCCTTGTGCGAGATACGGATGCGCTGGCAAGCGTAACAGCTTTCAAAAAGGGAGGTCTTTCAAATCACGACTTGGTGAAATCCAACAGCTACAAGACACTTCGGCAAAAAGCAGAGTTTTCCAGGGCGTGGATCGATGA